The following nucleotide sequence is from uncultured Draconibacterium sp..
AAAAGGCCCGCTTAACAGCGGACCTTTTATCTATTGCTTTATTGATAGCTTATTGTTTATCAGCAGCAGGAGGATCGATTTCTGTAGGAATCGGGTTTCTTCTGGTGTTCCACCATACCCAGCTTCCGAACAGTCCTTCGTTCAGGTCCTGAACACCCTGACGTTCTTTTGCAGCGTCAAGGTTTGCACCGTTATAAGTATCTTCTACAGTTGAGTAAGTCAAACGTGTAGGCATACCCATATTAGGATAATAAGCGCCTTCCAGTTCGTATTCGAATATACGTGCAGGGAAACCGGTACGACGTACCTCAATCCATGCCTGTACACCCTGGCCGAACATAGCAGCCCATTTTTGCTCAATAATTTTCTGGAATTTCTCAGCATCAGAACCACCCCATGCTACCAGCGGATCGGCAAGGTAAGCAGCCTGGTCAACAGTAACACTGTATGCCGACAGGTCGTCGCCATCGCGGTTCGACGGAGTAATTGTAGCACCGTCAGTACATCCCCAACGATCCATACTTGCAGCAATACCAGCTTCGTAGTGAGCTTGTGCAGCAGCGTCGTCGCCGGCGCGCATGTAGTACTCTGCCTGAATTAATTCAACCTCGTCAGCACATAATACATACAACGGAGCAGTTTCGGTGTAAGCAATTGCAGTTCCCAAAATCGAAATGTTTTGGAAAGTTGCAGCAGCGTGTGATAAACCGTTTTGGTGACCGTTATATACTAATGTTTCAGTTCCTACACTTTTAGGAATAGGCTGAGCATAGATATGAACCCTTGGGTCGGTTCTTGCATTCAGGTAGTCAATCATTGTTTGACTAACACCCTGGTCGGTACGTGAGAATAAGGTGTTGAAAATTGGATTACGGTAAGGCAAACCAGGATAAGCCAACATAGCGTTATCGTCGTTGCTAGTCATAATCGGGTACTGAGAAGGATTGCTCAATACAGCAGCAATTTTCGAATCAGCATCGCTCATTGCAGCAGCACCGGCTGTTGTAGTAACCTGTGTTCCACCTACCATATCGTAAGTAAAATCCCAAGGAGTACCTGCAGCACGGTTAAGAATACGCAAGCGAAGTGAGTTACCAAACTTTTTCCACATCATTGGGTCGCCACCAAAAAGAATGTCGCCACTACCAAAGTTAAAAGATGTAGAAGAAAGCAAGCTGTTAGCTTCGTCCAGTTCAGCAATCATACCATCATAAATTGATGCCTGAGTATCGTAAACCGGAGTTACGTTATCGCTGGTAAGTCCCATGTTTGCTTCAGTATAAGGAACGTCGCCCCATAAATCGGTAAGGAAATCGAAGATTAACACTTTCCAGATTTTTGCTGCGGCGTAAAGCTCAGGATTTCCACCGTCTTCGTTTGCCGGATTTGTTTTATCAAGAATGATAGCTAAATCCTGTAATGCATTGGTGTAACGATCATGAAAATCGCCATCCATATTACGAGGCATGTATTTGTCCTCATCAATATACTGTACTTTGGTCCATTGTTGCGACCAAGTTCCAAGATAAGTATGTTGAATCCATCCACCCATTTCGTAGCTAATATGCGACTCTAAAGCATGGGTAAAGATGTTTATCGCGGGAACATCAACCGGGCTGTTCGGGTCGGTGTTCATTTCCTCAAAGTCGTCTGTACACGATCCTGCCATTAAAATCAGGACGGTAAACAGGACTAATTTAAAATCTTTCAATATATTTTTCATTTTCATTGAATTTTTAAGTTAAACCATCCTTATTAAAAGTTTATTTTCAAGTCGAAACCAAGTGTTCTTGCCGATGGAATTGGAGTAGAGTTCATACCTACTGACGTGTTACCGGCACTGATTCCGTTCTCTGGGTCTACATGTGGCATGTTGTCGTAGATAATCCAAAGGTTACGACCAACAAACGACAAGTTTACGTCTCTTACACCAATATCTCTCAGGTAAGGGATATCGTTGAAAGTGTATCCAATAATTACTTCGCGAAGTTTTACGAAACCTGCATCGTAAATTGATAAACTTGGTTTTCCCCAGTAGTCACTTTCATAGAAAGTTTGAGCTGCAACATAAGTTCCGTTGGCAACAGGTGTTGCCGATTCGTTACCTGAAGCATCAGTTAATACAACACGTCCGTCAACTAATTTACCGTAAACTGCGTCGGCTTTAACACCACCACCATCTTCAACGGCATCACGTACGTTCATTCCATTGTCGTTTACAGCAGCAGTAGCAGCCATAATACCCGAGTAACTACCAAACCAGTCGGTAATTGAGTATTGGTCGCCACCCCAACGGAAGTCAACAAGGAAGCTCATGTTAAAGTTTTTGTAACGGAATGCATTGTTAACACCACCATACCAGTCTGGAGTAACGTTACCAATTTCGGTTTGTTGTGGCGAACGAATGTAACGACCATCAGTACCTACAACTGGTTTTCCGCTGTATTTAATGTAAGCTACATCACCGTTCGAGTCAAGAATTTCTGTTTCGTTTTCGCGAACAATGTCATATCCCCACATCTGACCATATTCTTCTCCAACGCGGGCACGAACTGTCATTCCCCATGATCCGTTATACAAGTTAATGTATTCCAGGTCACCTGTTAACGACTTCACAAGGTTGGTGTTGGTTGCCCAGTTAGCAGTGATATCCCAAGAGAAATCTTTTGTCATTACCGGAGTTGCACTTAAAGTAAGCTCTACCCCTTTGTTCTGAATCTCACCGGCGTTAATTGTTTTTGTGCTAAAACCGGTAGTATTCGAGATGGCAATGTTCATAATCTGATTTTCAGTGGTCTCGTTGTAGTATGTTGCATCAATACTCAAACGGTTATCGAAGAATTTCAACTCACCACCAAACTCATAAGAGTTTTTCGATTGTGGTTTCAATCCTGATGGAGCCAAAGTGTTGGTGTAAGTTAACGAAGGCTGACCGTTGAATGGGTCAGAAGCGTTGTATGTTCCAAGTAACGAATAAGCATCAGCTGTACCACCAACCTGTGCATAACTGGCTCTTAATTTACCGTATGAAAGAATACCTGATTCAATTCCAAGCGCTTCAGTGAAAATAAATCCAAGAGAAGCTGATGGGTAGAAGTAAGAGTTATTATCAGCAGGTAATGTAGAAGACCAGTCGTTACGGGCAGTTAAGTCAAGGTATAACATGTCTTTGTAACCCAGGTTAACGCTGGCAAATACACTCTGTAGTTCATGCTCAGTTTCGCTCATTCCTGTAGTTGCTGGAGAAGCAGCGTTACTTACTGCATACAAATCAGGAATAATTAAACTTGCCACGTGTGTTTCGTCAATACGATATTCGTAATGGTTGTATTCTGTACCTGCAGTTCCCAGGATATCAAAATCACCAATAGTTTTATCAAATGTCAGAACTGCGTTGGCAGTTGTCTCTCTGCGGAATGATTCGAAGTTATCAAACTGTCCGTCCATCCAGTCGTGCGAACCTTTGGCACGAACTTCTTTAATACGCTGCGAGTAAGCATCGGTACCAACCATTGCTCTGAACTGCATCCACTCGTTAATATCGTATGAAACATTTACGTTACCCATAAAACGCTCACGATTCAACGAGTTAGTGTTTTTATTCAAAGTCCAGTATGGGTTATCGTGGTAACTGTGGTTCCAGTTTACGTTACGTCCCGATACAGGATCGATTTCCTGCCAGTGCTCTTTCAGGTATTCAGTATCAACCTGACGACCGAACCACTGCATGGTACTTTGGAAAATACCTGCTGAAGTATAACCCGATGACATGATGTTGTCACTTTCAGTTAATACGTATGATGCTGAACCGTTAACTCTTAATTTGTCGGTTACATTTAAACCACCATTCAAAGTGAATGTATTTTTTGTTTGATCGGTATTAGGAATCATACCTGTTTGATCTTGACGAGATACAGACAAACGGTAGTTATAATCGTCTTCCATACGGTTAACAGCAACAGAAGTAGTACTGTTTAAACCTGTATCGAAAAGATTTTTAATGTTATCAGGATGTGCAACCCATGGAGTTGGGGTACGCTCTCCGGTTACCGGATCGTATGGGCTGTCGAACTGAGGAATCAAACGACCATCAAGACGTGGTCCCCACGATTCGTCAATACCATCATTTACACCACCCCAGTTACCATCAACATATTCAAACTCGCCATCGTAACCCTGACCGTAAAGATCCTGGAAATCCGGCAATTTCAGTGGGTTCGACCACATCATGTTCTGTTGTATAGAAACTCCTAAACCTTTTTTTCCTGATTTACCGTTTTTGGTAGTAATAAGCACAACACCATTTACCGCACGTGAACCATAAAGTGCAGCGGCGTTTGCTCCTTTCAATATCGAAATAGTTTCGATATCTGCAGGGTTAATATCTGCTGATGAGTTACCGTAGTCAGTACCACTGTACGCACCAACTGATGAGTAAGAGTTGATGATTGGAACTCCGTCAACAACAAACAAAGGCATGTTATTACCGGTTAATGTACTCATACCACGAACAACGATACGAGAACCAGCACCAACGTTACCAGAAGTGTTTGTAATCTGAACTCCTGAAAGTTTACCTTGCAGCGAGTTAACAACGTTAGCTTCGCGAGCAGTCATTAATTCTTCACCTTCAATATCCTGAACAGCGTAAGCAAGACCTTTTTTCTCGCGTGACTGACCAAGAGCTGTTACCACAACCTCGTCCAGACCAAGAACATCAGGCTGCATAACAACATCAATTGATGTTGAAGAACCAATAGTAATTTCCTGCGTTTTCATACCAACAAAACTTAAGATTAAAGTTTTGGCGTCTTCTGGTGCTTTAAGTTCATAAACACCGTCAATGTTGGTGACAGTACCAAGTGTAGTTCCTTTCACCGCAACCGACACTCCGGGTATTGGCATTTCATCGTCAGCCGAAGTAACCGTACCGGTTAATGTCTTCGTTTGAGCAAATGCAACCAAATTACCCATGAAAAGGAGAATCGATAAAAAAATCGCAAATTTTTTCATAGAAATAATTTTAAGTTATTAATTAAAGCGCTATAAAAATTGTTTTATGCATTCTTATCTTTTTAAAAAAAACCGGGAGGTTTTGAGTTTCTACGAAGGGTAATTGTGAGTAAATGTAGAGTGAGCACCTCCCGGCAATGTCTTCTCACTTATAATGTTTTTCTAAATTTTTCTAATTGTTAATTTTTTTAACAGTTAACTATTTTTCCATACGTATTCCCTACAGACTGGTATTGTAAGTACGTCTTAGAATCGTCGGCTACATCGATTGTCAATGCGCCCTTGTTGTAGTCAGACCAGTTTAGCCCGGCTACAAACGGTTAATCTTTTAAAAAAAATAAATCTTTGAAATCTTTGATTTAAGATCAATTGAATGTTCACCCCCTTCATAGAAACAATTTTAAGTAATAATTAAACAGCATTTAGTAAAACATTTCAAACAGGATTCCCCCAAATCCCTAATTTTATATTACTAATCTACTAAATTCAACAGCATTATTATTTTTTAACAATTACAAATATTAAAAGAACTTTTCATTTTTTAAAGAAAGTGTAAGTTTTTTTTAGTTATTGCTGACAAATAGATAACACATACACAGGTAACACATATTTGTGACAAAAGTCACCTTTTAAACAACACATTGTCTTACAACACATTACCTACGACGATTCAGAACAAATGGTTACAATCATATTTTTATGACTTTTGTCATATTGTGTTAATTTCACATATTCATCAGTGCTTGTTTTTTAATTCAAAAGTGGGTAGTCTGCCCTAAGACTGCACATAAAAAAATGACTGCTTTCCGCGTTAACAAAGGCTTTCGCATACATTTTTGGCAGAAAAAAACAGGAATTTCTATTAAGTACCACTCGAGAAGGAAGAAAGTACTCGGCTTATGATTCTCAACAAAACATTGAAAAAGAAACTATCGAAATTTCTTAAAAATCGCGCAAATTCGATCAAAAAGCTATAGCTGTTTTATAATAAAATACACGTTGAATTTTTGTCTTGAATAACAAATACACAAAACGATTACAGGATTGACGACAATCCGGAGAGCGAATGAATTACCTGAACCGTATTTTTTAATTCAGGTACGGGTTGTTTTAAATGGTTATAATATATGGCATCTATCCCAAAGTTAGTCGCACCGCAAATATCCACGTCCCAATCGTCGCCAATCATCACGCTCGATTTCTTTTTGGCATTGGCCGACTTAATCGCATGCTCAAATATTTCGCGGCCGGGTTTGGGCATTTTTATTTCTTCCGATATAAACACCTTTTCAAAATAGGGATCAAGACCAGAGCGTTTTAATTTCGCGTGCTGAACTTCTTTAAATCCGTTGGTAATGATAAACAAGCGATAAACTTTTGATTTAGCATAGTCCAGAATTTCTTTTGCCCCCTCAATTAAATGCGACTGTTTAGGCATTTCGTGCAGGTAAAGCTCGTTCATTGCCAGGGCATCAACTCCGTTTATTGCTAACGAATCAAAAGTGAGCTGAAAACGTTGGCGGGTAAGTTCTTTTTTTGAAACTTCCTTTTTACGATAGGCCGTCCAAAGATTAGTATTATTCCGGCTGTAGATATCGAAAAAAGCATCAAATGCCACCCCCTTTTTATCCAGCTGAAGAATATTGAAAGTCTCCTGCATTGCACATTTTGAGTTTGTTTTAAAATCCCACAAGGTGTTATCCAGATCAAAAAAAAGATGTGTATATTTTTTTCTCATTAGTAAGGTAAGCTTATGTGCTGAACTGAATCTCGATTAATCGTTTTTACCTTCAACAACAATTACAATTTCGCCTTTTGGCGAATGTTCGGTGTAGTAGGCTTGCAACTCGGTTACAGTTCCCCGTTTCACTTCTTCGAACATTTTACTCAGCTCGCGGCATACACAGGCTTTTCGCTCGGGGCCAAAAAACTCGGCAAATTGCCCCAGGGCTTTTACCAAACGGTATGGAGATTCGTAAAGCACCATCGTCCGCGGTTCTTCTGCCAATATTTTCAAACGTGTCTGACGGCCTTTTTTCTGGGGTAAAAATCCTTCAAAAACAAATTTATCGGTTGGCAAACCCGAAACTGCCAAAGCCGGAATTAACGCAGTTGCGCCGGGCAAACATTCCACTTTCAGGTTTTTCTCAACACAGGCTCTTACCAACAAAAATCCGGGATCGGAAATGGCCGGTGTCCCGGCATCCGAAATTAAAGCCACCGTATTTCCCTGCTCAATCTTCGAAACAATTGAGCCGGTGGTTTTATGCTCGTTAAATTTATGATGTGCAACCAGTTTCTTTTCAATCTCGAGGTGCTTTAACAATTTTGACGACACACGTGTATCTTCTGCCAAAATAATGTCGGCTGTTTTTAAAACCTCAATCGCCCTCAGTGTTATGTCTTGCAGATTTCCGATGGGCGTGGGAACAAGTATTAATTTTGCTTCGTTATCCATTAGGGAACCGGCGCTTTACAAGGTTTACAAATTTAAGACTGGTTTCGGTCTTTTTCCATTTAAAATTCTCCTGCAAATAGCTTACTGCCTGTTGAATGTCTCTCAAATTATCTAAATCAACAACTGTTTTTGTAAAGGTTTCGGCGTTCCCGCCAAACAACTCGCGGATATACTGATAACGGTCGTTAATTCCAATGGCAGCCTGAATGCTTTTTACCGGGCTGTTCGATATTTTGTATTCCAGTTTTTTATCGTCGTTGCCACTCAGCAGGTCGTTTACCGACTTTTCTTTTATTGCCCGGTCGCCAATCCGGTTGCTCACTTCTTTCGGCTCGTCTTCATCTGCCTCTTCTGCTTCTTCAACCTTGTCTTTGGCTTCCTCCTGCTCCTCCGGCGCTTCCGTAATTTCCTGCTCTTTTTCGTCTTCAACTTCCGGAGCAGGTTCTTCTTTTTCATCCTCCTTTTCTTCAACAGCAGACTCTTCCACTGCCTCAGCTTCTATTTCCGATTGCAAAGCCTCCACTTCTTCTTTAACCGATTCAATCGAGTTTTCTTCCTGCTTTAGCTCCTCCTCAAAATCCGACAATGATTTTAAACTTTCCTGTTCTGCTGCCGAAAGAGTTGTTTGTGTTGTAACCGAACTTTCGATCTCTTTAACAACCGGTTCTGCTGATTCTTCTTTTACGATGGGATTTGGAACAATAACCCGTTGTGCCGGAATATCTTTTTCGCTTAACAACTGAATAATGTGTTTTGCCCCACTAAAACGAGTGCGGATAAATTCCATTTCCAGCTCATCAAAACCTTCGGTGCCTTTCTCGGCAAACAATTCTTCTATTTCCGAAATATCTTTGTGAAGAAACTTAAATAACTTTTTATTGTCCATTCATCCAAGCTTTTAACGCAATGTTGGTAAATTAATCGTGCTTTACAGTGCCCAAACAAAGCTGTAAATTTTATTTTTGTAAAAGTAGTAAATTAAATACCCTGTAAGAAAAGTATTTCTAAAAAGAGTAACGATAAATGTTTATAGAAAGAGATGTAAACAGCCATAAAAAAGTTGGCACCATTGAAGTTGTTGCCGGATCGATGTTTTCGGGGAAGACTGAAGAATTGATTCGACGGCTTAAACGTGCCAAAATTGCGAAACAAAAGGTAGAAATTTACAAACCGATGGTTGATCTTCGTTACTCGGAAACCGAAGTGGTTTCGCACGACGAAAATGCCATTCACTCTACTCCGGTTGAAAACTCGGCGAATATATTACTTCTGGCCGGCGATGTTGATGTGATTGGAATTGATGAAGCACAGTTTTTCGACAAAGGACTGATTAATGTGGTAAATCAATTGGCCAATATGGGAATTCGCGTGATTATTGCCGGACTAGACATGGATTTTAAAGGCGAACCATTTGGGCCTATTCCAGGCCTTATGGCAGTTGCTGATTACGTAACAAAAGTGCATGCAATTTGTGTTCGTTGCGGAAGTATTGCACAATTCTCTCATCGTCTTTCGGAAAAAGAGCAGGTGGTTTTGCTGGGCGAAAAAGACATTTACGAACCACTTTGCCGAAGCTGTTACAACAAAGCACACAAAGAATAATGATCAATTTAACGGCAAAACAAATAAGTGCCGTTTTGAATGGTGAGTTTTTCGCTTCCTCATCGTTTCAGGATTATACTATTTCTGAAATAATTACCGACAGCCGGACTTTCTTCAGCGGATCAAACGTAGCATTTATTGCGTTAACAGGGCCGGTTTTTAACGGGCACAATTACATTGCTCAACTTCGCAAAAAAGGTGTACAGATTTTTATTGTTTCCGACAAGAATTTTGTAGACAATGAAGCCAGCTACATTTTGGTAAAAAACACCGGGTTTGCACTCCAACAACTGGCAGCATATAACCGAAAACAATTTTTGCAACCTGTTATTGGAATTACCGGAAGCAATGGAAAAACCATCGTTAAAGAGTGGCTGTACGATCTGCTTTCAACTGAGTTGAAAATTGTACGAAGCCCGAAAAGTTACAACTCGCAGGTTGGAGTTCCTCTGTCGGCATTGCTGATTGATACACAATACGATCTGGCCCTATTAGAAGCCGGCATTTCGAAACCCGACGAAATGCAAAAGCTGGCACCAATCGTTCAGCCCGACATTGGTATTCTTACTAATATTGGTGATGCGCACCAGGAAAACTTTCGCTCGCTGGACGAAAAGCTGAACGAAAAACTTAAACTTTTTACCAGTGCAAAAAAGATGGTGTTTCGGTCGGATCGCGAGTACTCAAAAAGTATAGCAGAGTTTTGCTTTCAAAAGGATATTGAACCTATCAGCTGGTCGTTGAAAAACGACAATACAGAAATCCAGTTTGAATGCAAAATAAAATCGTCTGACAGTGATATTGAGGCTATAATTAACGAAGAACATTATTCATTCACGATTCCGTTTACCGATGATTCGGCTATTGAAAACGCCTGTCATTGTTTTGCTACCATAATTGCGTTAGAGAAAAATCCGAAAGATTTCCTGGTACAATTCAGTAAACTGCAACCGGTGGCCATGCGCCTCGAAATTAAACAAGGCATAAACAACTGCCTGCTGATTAACGATTATTATAACTCGGATTTAAACTCGCTAAGTATTGCCTTGTCGGTACTCAAACAACAAGCGGCCAAAAGTCATTTGCATAAACACGTAATCTTATCCGACATTCAGCAAACAGGTATTGAAACGGCAGAATTATATTCAAAAGTAAATCAACTTTTGCAGGAATGGGGCATCAATAAACTCACCGGAATTGGAGAGGCCTTGTACAAACACCAGCATATTTTTAAACTGGAAAGCGAGTTTTATTCCAACCGCCACGAGTTTGAAAAACACTTTGCTCGCAGCAACTATTCCTCATCTGCCATTTTATTGAAAGGAGCACGACAATTTGAGTTTGAAAAGATTTCGTCGTTACTACAACAAAAGGCGCATCAAACGGTGTTGGAGATCAACCTAAATGCCTTGGTGCACAACCTGAATACTTTCCGAAAGTTGCTGCATCTGGAAACAAAAATAATGGTGATGGTAAAAGCATTTTCGTATGGCAGCGGCGATGTAGAAATTGCACAGCTTTTACAACACCAAAATGTAGATTATCTGGCGGTGGCAGTGGCCGACGAAGGTGTTCAACTGCGAAATGCAGGAATCACAATTCCAATCGTGGTGATGAACCCGGAGCACGACAGTTTTCAGAATATGATTGATTTTAACCTGGAACCCAATATTTACAGCCTCCAACTTTTGCAGCAATTTGAGGCGGCAGTAACGGAATTTGGCATCACGAATTTCCCGATCCATGTAAAAATTGATACCGGCATGAACCGCCTCGGCCTGAAAACCGAAAAAGAGATCGAGCAAGTAATTGAATTTATTGTAAAAACCAAGCACTTAAATATTCAATCGGTTTTTTCGCACCTTGCCGGAAGCGACGACCAAGAGCTGGATGATTTCACCCACCAACAATTCGAACGGTTTGCACACTTATCGGGCTTGATTGAAAAAGCCTTTAAATATAAAATCGACAAACACATT
It contains:
- a CDS encoding bifunctional UDP-N-acetylmuramoyl-tripeptide:D-alanyl-D-alanine ligase/alanine racemase, with protein sequence MINLTAKQISAVLNGEFFASSSFQDYTISEIITDSRTFFSGSNVAFIALTGPVFNGHNYIAQLRKKGVQIFIVSDKNFVDNEASYILVKNTGFALQQLAAYNRKQFLQPVIGITGSNGKTIVKEWLYDLLSTELKIVRSPKSYNSQVGVPLSALLIDTQYDLALLEAGISKPDEMQKLAPIVQPDIGILTNIGDAHQENFRSLDEKLNEKLKLFTSAKKMVFRSDREYSKSIAEFCFQKDIEPISWSLKNDNTEIQFECKIKSSDSDIEAIINEEHYSFTIPFTDDSAIENACHCFATIIALEKNPKDFLVQFSKLQPVAMRLEIKQGINNCLLINDYYNSDLNSLSIALSVLKQQAAKSHLHKHVILSDIQQTGIETAELYSKVNQLLQEWGINKLTGIGEALYKHQHIFKLESEFYSNRHEFEKHFARSNYSSSAILLKGARQFEFEKISSLLQQKAHQTVLEINLNALVHNLNTFRKLLHLETKIMVMVKAFSYGSGDVEIAQLLQHQNVDYLAVAVADEGVQLRNAGITIPIVVMNPEHDSFQNMIDFNLEPNIYSLQLLQQFEAAVTEFGITNFPIHVKIDTGMNRLGLKTEKEIEQVIEFIVKTKHLNIQSVFSHLAGSDDQELDDFTHQQFERFAHLSGLIEKAFKYKIDKHILNSAGIERFPNHQMNMVRLGIGLYGISQTGLQLQQISTLRTTVSQVKTIESNETIGYNRRGKVQHQSRVAVVPMGYADGINRRLGNGLGSAFINGQEARMIGNICMDMLMLDVTNLDVSPGDTVEIFGPNISISTLAQLLETIPYEILTGISQRVKRVYLQE
- the rsmI gene encoding 16S rRNA (cytidine(1402)-2'-O)-methyltransferase; the protein is MDNEAKLILVPTPIGNLQDITLRAIEVLKTADIILAEDTRVSSKLLKHLEIEKKLVAHHKFNEHKTTGSIVSKIEQGNTVALISDAGTPAISDPGFLLVRACVEKNLKVECLPGATALIPALAVSGLPTDKFVFEGFLPQKKGRQTRLKILAEEPRTMVLYESPYRLVKALGQFAEFFGPERKACVCRELSKMFEEVKRGTVTELQAYYTEHSPKGEIVIVVEGKND
- a CDS encoding YjjG family noncanonical pyrimidine nucleotidase, which encodes MRKKYTHLFFDLDNTLWDFKTNSKCAMQETFNILQLDKKGVAFDAFFDIYSRNNTNLWTAYRKKEVSKKELTRQRFQLTFDSLAINGVDALAMNELYLHEMPKQSHLIEGAKEILDYAKSKVYRLFIITNGFKEVQHAKLKRSGLDPYFEKVFISEEIKMPKPGREIFEHAIKSANAKKKSSVMIGDDWDVDICGATNFGIDAIYYNHLKQPVPELKNTVQVIHSLSGLSSIL
- a CDS encoding SusD/RagB family nutrient-binding outer membrane lipoprotein produces the protein MKNILKDFKLVLFTVLILMAGSCTDDFEEMNTDPNSPVDVPAINIFTHALESHISYEMGGWIQHTYLGTWSQQWTKVQYIDEDKYMPRNMDGDFHDRYTNALQDLAIILDKTNPANEDGGNPELYAAAKIWKVLIFDFLTDLWGDVPYTEANMGLTSDNVTPVYDTQASIYDGMIAELDEANSLLSSTSFNFGSGDILFGGDPMMWKKFGNSLRLRILNRAAGTPWDFTYDMVGGTQVTTTAGAAAMSDADSKIAAVLSNPSQYPIMTSNDDNAMLAYPGLPYRNPIFNTLFSRTDQGVSQTMIDYLNARTDPRVHIYAQPIPKSVGTETLVYNGHQNGLSHAAATFQNISILGTAIAYTETAPLYVLCADEVELIQAEYYMRAGDDAAAQAHYEAGIAASMDRWGCTDGATITPSNRDGDDLSAYSVTVDQAAYLADPLVAWGGSDAEKFQKIIEQKWAAMFGQGVQAWIEVRRTGFPARIFEYELEGAYYPNMGMPTRLTYSTVEDTYNGANLDAAKERQGVQDLNEGLFGSWVWWNTRRNPIPTEIDPPAADKQ
- a CDS encoding thymidine kinase — encoded protein: MFIERDVNSHKKVGTIEVVAGSMFSGKTEELIRRLKRAKIAKQKVEIYKPMVDLRYSETEVVSHDENAIHSTPVENSANILLLAGDVDVIGIDEAQFFDKGLINVVNQLANMGIRVIIAGLDMDFKGEPFGPIPGLMAVADYVTKVHAICVRCGSIAQFSHRLSEKEQVVLLGEKDIYEPLCRSCYNKAHKE
- a CDS encoding SusC/RagA family TonB-linked outer membrane protein, encoding MKKFAIFLSILLFMGNLVAFAQTKTLTGTVTSADDEMPIPGVSVAVKGTTLGTVTNIDGVYELKAPEDAKTLILSFVGMKTQEITIGSSTSIDVVMQPDVLGLDEVVVTALGQSREKKGLAYAVQDIEGEELMTAREANVVNSLQGKLSGVQITNTSGNVGAGSRIVVRGMSTLTGNNMPLFVVDGVPIINSYSSVGAYSGTDYGNSSADINPADIETISILKGANAAALYGSRAVNGVVLITTKNGKSGKKGLGVSIQQNMMWSNPLKLPDFQDLYGQGYDGEFEYVDGNWGGVNDGIDESWGPRLDGRLIPQFDSPYDPVTGERTPTPWVAHPDNIKNLFDTGLNSTTSVAVNRMEDDYNYRLSVSRQDQTGMIPNTDQTKNTFTLNGGLNVTDKLRVNGSASYVLTESDNIMSSGYTSAGIFQSTMQWFGRQVDTEYLKEHWQEIDPVSGRNVNWNHSYHDNPYWTLNKNTNSLNRERFMGNVNVSYDINEWMQFRAMVGTDAYSQRIKEVRAKGSHDWMDGQFDNFESFRRETTANAVLTFDKTIGDFDILGTAGTEYNHYEYRIDETHVASLIIPDLYAVSNAASPATTGMSETEHELQSVFASVNLGYKDMLYLDLTARNDWSSTLPADNNSYFYPSASLGFIFTEALGIESGILSYGKLRASYAQVGGTADAYSLLGTYNASDPFNGQPSLTYTNTLAPSGLKPQSKNSYEFGGELKFFDNRLSIDATYYNETTENQIMNIAISNTTGFSTKTINAGEIQNKGVELTLSATPVMTKDFSWDITANWATNTNLVKSLTGDLEYINLYNGSWGMTVRARVGEEYGQMWGYDIVRENETEILDSNGDVAYIKYSGKPVVGTDGRYIRSPQQTEIGNVTPDWYGGVNNAFRYKNFNMSFLVDFRWGGDQYSITDWFGSYSGIMAATAAVNDNGMNVRDAVEDGGGVKADAVYGKLVDGRVVLTDASGNESATPVANGTYVAAQTFYESDYWGKPSLSIYDAGFVKLREVIIGYTFNDIPYLRDIGVRDVNLSFVGRNLWIIYDNMPHVDPENGISAGNTSVGMNSTPIPSARTLGFDLKINF